The window TTCATTTACCGGAACCAGCTTTTTGCGATAGGCTTTGGGTAGGCCTTTGATGAGGGTTTCAATTTTATCTTTAATTAGCCCCGGCACCATCCAATCGAAGGTTTCCTTTGGAATGGCAGTTGCCAGGGAAAGCGGTACCTTGATCGTCAGGCCGTCATCTTGCTGGCCGGGCTTGAAGTGATAGGCATATTTGAACCGCTGCCCCTTAATTTTCGTGCTTAGTGGGAACTGCCCCAGTTCAGCAGCATCCGGATCATAATTCATTAGGTCCTGTTTTTCCAGACGCAAAAATCGATCACTGCCTTTCTTTTTTATCAGATTCTTCAGCATTTTCACGCTATAGATACACGGTAATTTAGCGGCGTAAAAATCAAAAAGGGCCGCTTCGCTGATCAGCAGGTCACGCCGCCGCAATCGATCTTCGAGCCGCGTGATATCATCAATCAGGCGCTGGTTGTGGGTCATAAAAGACAGCGGTTTTTTCAGATCTCCGTTTATAATCGCCGATTGTAAGAAAATATCGGCCGCTTCATCCGGGTTTATGGGGCCATAGGCCACCGATCGCTGGGCAACTATCAATCCAAAAAGACTGACCTGTTCATCGGCCATAACCGCATTCTGGCTTTTTTGCCAGCGGGGATTCAGGTAGGTGCGCCGGCACAAATTCCCTGCGAGCGATTCCAGCCAATCACTGTCGATGTTGGCCACTGTGCGGGCAAACAGCCGTGAGGTTTCAACCATTTCAGCGGCCACGATCCAGCGGCCGGCGTTGTCAAACAACCCCGATCCTGGGAAAATCATTACCTCACAATTCTGAGCGGCCCGGAAAAAATTCTTTTCTTTTCTCTCGGCGATATTGGAAAGAAAACCGCTGAGAATCGATTGGTGGATCGATTGATACAAAGGCTGCTCACGGTCCAAATTCAGATTTTGCGCAGAGCTTTTTTTGCTGCGGCGCCGCTTGGCGATGCCGAATTCTTCCAAAATGGCGCGAATCTGATGATGAATATCACGCCATTCGCGCATGCGGTTGTAGGATAAAAAGTTCTGCCGGCAAAAGCGTTTTAGCTGATTATTGCTTTTGCGGGTTTGCCAAAGATGGTCATAATGAATCCAGATATTCAGCAAAGTGGTAAAATCAGATAAGGGATCATCAAACTGCGCGTGGGCTTGATCGGCCTCGGCGGTTTTTTCAAGGGGGCGTTCCCGCGGGTCCTGGATGCTCATTGCTGCAGCGATGACAGCGATTTGATCGATACATCTCCGATCTTTGGCCTCGAGCAGCATCCTTGAAAGCCTGGGGTCCAGCGGGATCCTGGCCATCAGGTGCCCCTTCTCGGTCAGCTTAACACCGCCAGCTGAAGGCCTGTTGGCGGTTTGTATTTCTGCCCAGTCAGGTCGCGCCTTGCGCCTTGCACCTTGCGCCGTGCGCCGTGCCGTTATTGCCCCCAGCTCATAGAGCAAATCATAGCCATCTTTAATACTCTTTGAATCCGGCCGGTCGATAAAGGGAAAATCAGCGATGTCGCCCAGCCGCAGGGCAATCATGCGCAAAATGACTTCGGCCAGATTGGCCCGCAAGATCTCCGGCCGGGTATACAGGGGCCGGCCGATATAATCTTTTTCGGCAAACAGACGCATGCAGATGCCATTTTGGACCCGGCCGCAACGCCCTTTGCGCTGGTCGGCGCTGCTGCGCGAAATCGGCACCACCGGCAAAGAGGTGGTGCGTGAGCGCGGCGAATAACTGGAGATGCGGGCCAGACCGGAATCCACCACATATTTGATGCCCGGGATAGTGATGGAGGTTTCCGCCACGTTGGTGGCCACGATGATCTTGCGTTGGGACGAGTGTGCAAAAACCCTGGCCTGCTCGGCGGCTGTCAGTCGTGCATACAGCGGCAATATGCGCGTTTTTTTGAACTTTGAGCCTTCAAGCAATTCACAGGTCTCCCGGATATCCTGCTCGGTGGGCATAAACACCAGGATATCACCGCGGCTGCTTTCAGCTGCAAGCTGTCTGACAGCCTGCGCGGCAAGATCAACATGGGTGACCTCGTTTTTTTCCGCCTTTTTGGATTCCGCTGCCTGATAGCGCACGTCCACCGGATACGTGCGACCCGACACTTCGATGACCGGGGCACCCCCGAAGGCCTTGGAAAATTTTTTTGTGTCAATGGTGGCCGACGTAATGATGAGCTTAAGATCGTCCCGCCGAGCGAGCAGCGTCTGCAAAATGCCCAGGATAAAATCGATGTTCAGGCTGCGCTCATGGGCCTCATCGACAATAATCGTATCGTAGGCGTTCAGATAGCGATCGGTTTGCGTTTCGGCCAGCAGGATGCCGTCGGTCATGATCTTTAAATAAGCCTTGGGCGAAGTGCGATCCTTAAAGCGAATTTTGTAGCCGACCGCATCGCCCAGATCCTGGCCGAGTTCCTCGGCAATCCGCCGTGCTACGGTCATGGCGGCAATCCGGCGCGGCTGGGTATGCCCGATGATGCCGGCGATACCCCGTCCGGCGGCCAAACAGTATTTGGGCAATTGGGTGGTTTTACCGGAGCCGGTTTCACCGGATACGATAATGACCGGATGCTGTTTGATGGCCTTTATGATTTCCGTCTTTTTGGTGGTTATCGGCAGGCTATCGATATCGCTGAATGACGGCGCATTTTTGATGCGCAGATTGCGTTTGCGTTGGGATTTTTGCAGGCGGCTCTCCAGGCGCTCGAGCCTGTTGCGCATTTTCTCCGCCGGCAGCGCTTTGGCTTTTTTACCGCGCAAGCGCTTGAGCTCCCGGATGGCAAAACTGCGGTCGGCGATCATCACCTCCGGCAACAGCGATTTGATGTGCTTTATTTTTTTTTTAAAATGCTTCAATTCAGCCGCCATGGAATTCGGATTGAAAATAATCCCCTAATAGCCTATGAATTAATAACGAATATTTCTTAGCCACGAATTAACATGAATTATTGCCAAAATTAAATACAAAATTTAACCAGAGTTCAAAAACTACAACTCAACAGGTCAAACATCAAGGACGTCTTGGGATTAAGAATGTGTCAAGCCTCAGGACCAAAAATACGGTAAGGGTGGTAAATGTTACTCGCGTCCTCACGCATTTGGGGCACTTGGAAAGTGTTCGAATCAGCCTATAAAAAACCCAATCAATGCGCTTAAGATGAAAGGAGCGTATGATATGGCACTGTCCAGGCTGTTTTTCTCAATCACAGTTGCAGCATTGAGTCTTTTATCTTTTTGTTCAAACAATTTAATGGCCGGTGGTTTTCTTCTGTTTGAACAAGGCGTAAAGGGGCTTGGCAATGCTTATGCCGGAGGATCTGCTATTGCAGAGGATGCATCTACTGTTTTTTTCAATCCGGCAGGGATAACCCGTCTGTCCGGCACTCAATTTGAAGTTGCCGCCTATTACATCAAAACTCAAGCTAAATTTGATAACAAAGGATCAACGGTTTCACCGGCTTTGCCTGTCGTTGGCGGCGCGCCGCTAACTGGAGGTGATGGCGGTGATGCCGGCGGTGGGGCAGTTATTCCCAATTTCTATTTTACCCAGCGCATCACGGATAAATTTCATGCCGGAATCGGCATTAATGTGCCATTTGGATTGGAGACGGAGTACAGCAAGAGCTGGGTCGGGCGCTATCATGCCGTTAAGTCAAATGTATTAACCATTGATATCAATCCCACAGTTGCTTACAGAGTCAATAGATGGTTATCGCTTGGAGGGGGCATAAGCGCCCAATATATTGATGCCGAACTTACCAATGCTGTAGATTTTGGAACAATTGGCTTCATCGGCGGGGGACCTACACTGCCGCAAACACTCGATGGATTTGCCGAGCTGGAAGCGGATGACTGGGGATGGCGCTGGAATCTTGGTGTTCTCATCGAACCGACTGAAAACCTGCGGTTCGGCCTATCTTATCGCTCCGATATTGATTATAACTTAGAGGGTGATGCGGACTTTAATATACCTGCGGGAGCCGAAGCCATCGCAGCCGGTGCGGGACTTGTCGATACCAGTGCTGAAGCCGATATTGAATTTCCCGGTCACGCCTCTCTGAGCGCTTACTGGAGATTGCACCCCAAATTTGCCATTATGGCAGATATTTTTTGGACCAATTGGAGCACATTGGACGATATTCCCGTAGAACTGGGCACGGGAACAGATATTTCAACAACATTGGACTGGGAGGATACCTTTCGTTATGCCTTTGGCACTAACTACTACATTAACAATAATTGGACATTACGGGGTGGTGTGGCATATGATGAGACACCCGTGCCAAGTGCGAGGCGCAGGAGTCCTCGCGCACCGGGTGAAGACAGAATCTGGACTGCTATTGGATTGAGCTACAGATTTTCAGATCGTTTTAGTTTTGATTTGGCTTACGCGCATTTGTTCGTTGATGATCCCAAAATCCGTAAAACCGGTCTTGACACCGAAGATATCGCACGGGGCGCTCTAAGGGGTGATTACGATGCCAGCTCGGATGTAATCGGTTTTCAGATTGGCATTAAATTCTAATAGCCAAGTACATCAAGCCAGATGTTTAAAAAATGAACTTTTTTCGGAGTATTTTGATGCGAACCGGCATGTGGTCGAAGAGCACCATTACGATGGATTTAGTTAATTGCCATGGCGTTTTGATACAATATTGATGTCACAAAGTCTTTAAAAGCTGTGACCATTTGCGGAAAACGAAACTTATGGATCCTGAATGCGAATTAGATATGTCAACCTTTCGGCGGGATTCGAAATTGCAGATACATCAGGTTTTTTGCTGATAAGAGAATTGTTGTCTATAGCCATTATTTGTAATTATATTTAAATACGGCTATTGAATAAAATGCCCAATCACTTAACTGGGCTTTTCATGGCATAGACCTTATAGCACTTTCTAAAAAGGTCGCCGTGGATTCAATCTCACTGAGTGAATCCTTAATAATTTTTTGGGCTATCTCAGCGGAATTCAAGGCCGCTTTGTTTTCCAATAATCTATAAGTATTTTGCAGGTTTTTCTGCAATGAATTTATCTCCATCTTAGAATATTGAAGCGTCTGAAAAATGTGCTGACAATATGGTTTAATATTGTCATCGTTTATAAATGGCTTTGTAACTAGAAGAAAGAACTCATATTTATAAATGGTTTCGACGCTGTTTATATCGCCGGCTAATTCTAATATTATGCTTGCTTGCGTATAGTTTTTTGCAGAATTTTCAACTTCAACTGTTGGTATCAAATCATTACGAATAGAATTTAATTCTTCGGAATATTTCCAGATATTTTTGGCCAGACTTCTAAATGCTTCATCTATTTTTACGTCTTGTGCAAATGAAATATTAAAGCCAAAAACCATCCATATGAAAGTAACTGAAAAAATAAATTTTATCATTTCATTTGCCCTTTCGTTTCATTCACACCTCCCACTGGTTCGACGACGCAGACCTGCCTGCTAGAATTCCCGCAGGGATTCATGCACTCCTTTATGCATTTCGTACCAATAACTTAGGGAAGCTTCTCTTCTGTCTTTTTGGAAGGCATCGAGCCATTTCAGCAGTTCCGGATCGGTATTGCCTTCGACATCCCGTTCGCGTTTCAGAAAGGTATGGACGTAGTCCACATTGCGTTCCGACTCCCAGAAAACCGAGGAGTTGCGGCTGCTGATCCGACCGGCGGTAATCTCGATGCTGGTGAGAAAT of the Desulfobacterales bacterium genome contains:
- the hrpA gene encoding ATP-dependent RNA helicase HrpA is translated as MKHFKKKIKHIKSLLPEVMIADRSFAIRELKRLRGKKAKALPAEKMRNRLERLESRLQKSQRKRNLRIKNAPSFSDIDSLPITTKKTEIIKAIKQHPVIIVSGETGSGKTTQLPKYCLAAGRGIAGIIGHTQPRRIAAMTVARRIAEELGQDLGDAVGYKIRFKDRTSPKAYLKIMTDGILLAETQTDRYLNAYDTIIVDEAHERSLNIDFILGILQTLLARRDDLKLIITSATIDTKKFSKAFGGAPVIEVSGRTYPVDVRYQAAESKKAEKNEVTHVDLAAQAVRQLAAESSRGDILVFMPTEQDIRETCELLEGSKFKKTRILPLYARLTAAEQARVFAHSSQRKIIVATNVAETSITIPGIKYVVDSGLARISSYSPRSRTTSLPVVPISRSSADQRKGRCGRVQNGICMRLFAEKDYIGRPLYTRPEILRANLAEVILRMIALRLGDIADFPFIDRPDSKSIKDGYDLLYELGAITARRTAQGARRKARPDWAEIQTANRPSAGGVKLTEKGHLMARIPLDPRLSRMLLEAKDRRCIDQIAVIAAAMSIQDPRERPLEKTAEADQAHAQFDDPLSDFTTLLNIWIHYDHLWQTRKSNNQLKRFCRQNFLSYNRMREWRDIHHQIRAILEEFGIAKRRRSKKSSAQNLNLDREQPLYQSIHQSILSGFLSNIAERKEKNFFRAAQNCEVMIFPGSGLFDNAGRWIVAAEMVETSRLFARTVANIDSDWLESLAGNLCRRTYLNPRWQKSQNAVMADEQVSLFGLIVAQRSVAYGPINPDEAADIFLQSAIINGDLKKPLSFMTHNQRLIDDITRLEDRLRRRDLLISEAALFDFYAAKLPCIYSVKMLKNLIKKKGSDRFLRLEKQDLMNYDPDAAELGQFPLSTKIKGQRFKYAYHFKPGQQDDGLTIKVPLSLATAIPKETFDWMVPGLIKDKIETLIKGLPKAYRKKLVPVNETVEIINREMPRGLQSLYSALGEFILQRFGVDIPAAAWPIETLPDHLKMRISIMGPDGQVLHSGRDTAVLAQSAREGIAADAFETYRRNWQRTGITRWDFGDLPEFINSPQNARSRWVAYPALEAGDDPVKSVCLTLFLQQDKAQRVHSYGVAGLYKIHFAKDLKFVKKGLKLPGEVKAAADYFGGPAQIEQRLIDRVISDLFCKNIRTENAFNAHAKTISPILISHGQKLLDPCLVVLKAYHAARKEFEKLKRGHLANAAVQRFCQELLAALERLVPDSFINLYDVERLAHIERYIKAMQIRAQRALLDFEKDRAKDKEVKSIADRLEKLLKTLSPLATAEKRKALEEFFWMIEEFKVSIFAQELKTAIPVSKKRLEKKLSEINRMI
- a CDS encoding outer membrane protein transport protein, producing the protein MALSRLFFSITVAALSLLSFCSNNLMAGGFLLFEQGVKGLGNAYAGGSAIAEDASTVFFNPAGITRLSGTQFEVAAYYIKTQAKFDNKGSTVSPALPVVGGAPLTGGDGGDAGGGAVIPNFYFTQRITDKFHAGIGINVPFGLETEYSKSWVGRYHAVKSNVLTIDINPTVAYRVNRWLSLGGGISAQYIDAELTNAVDFGTIGFIGGGPTLPQTLDGFAELEADDWGWRWNLGVLIEPTENLRFGLSYRSDIDYNLEGDADFNIPAGAEAIAAGAGLVDTSAEADIEFPGHASLSAYWRLHPKFAIMADIFWTNWSTLDDIPVELGTGTDISTTLDWEDTFRYAFGTNYYINNNWTLRGGVAYDETPVPSARRRSPRAPGEDRIWTAIGLSYRFSDRFSFDLAYAHLFVDDPKIRKTGLDTEDIARGALRGDYDASSDVIGFQIGIKF